In Desulfomonile tiedjei, the DNA window GTGGCTTTGGCAGTCGGGAGTATGAATGATTAAGCTATTAAGGCAGGGCGAGCTGCACAGATAAGGCTATATAAGGCGAGGAGGGGCTATTTAACCCCTCCTCGCTTGTTTCAGTATCCAATCTTGGCGAAGGGCTTTGCAGCCGGGAGATTTCTAGTCTTCTTCCGTGTGCTGCTTGCCCATGCCCTTGAGGCCGATCAGCGTCGTGCTTCCGCTGGACCAGTACTCCAACTTCCCTTCCTGGACCAATTTATTGACCAGGTTCTTCACGTCCCTGACCTTCATGTCCGGAAGCATCGCGTAGAAGTCCTTCAGATAGAACTTGGATTTGGACTTGCTTTTCGATTCTAGGGTGTCCAGTATTACCTGTTTTGCTT includes these proteins:
- a CDS encoding dissimilatory sulfite reductase D family protein, which codes for MTPDEAKQVILDTLESKSKSKSKFYLKDFYAMLPDMKVRDVKNLVNKLVQEGKLEYWSSGSTTLIGLKGMGKQHTEED